The Microcebus murinus isolate Inina chromosome 1, M.murinus_Inina_mat1.0, whole genome shotgun sequence genome includes a region encoding these proteins:
- the LOC109729274 gene encoding cytochrome c oxidase subunit 6B1-like — MAEDINTKMKNYKTAPFDSRFSNQNQTRNCWQNYLDFHCCEKAVTTKGGDVSVCEWWHVYKSLCPISWVWAWDDRRAEGTFPGKI; from the coding sequence ATGGCAGAAGACATCAACACCAAAATGAAGAACTACAAGACTGCCCCTTTTGACAGCCGCTTCTCCAACCAGAACCAGACCAGGAACTGCTGGCAGAACTACCTAGACTTTCACTGCTGCGAGAAGGCAGTGACTACTAAAGGGGGTGATGTCTCTGTGTGTGAATGGTGGCATGTGTACAAGTCCCTCTGCCCCATATCCTGGGTCTGGGCCTGGGACGACCGCAGGGCAGAAGGCACATTTCCTGGGAAGATCTGA